One window of the Podospora pseudocomata strain CBS 415.72m chromosome 7, whole genome shotgun sequence genome contains the following:
- the CUP9 gene encoding homeodomain superfamily (COG:K; EggNog:ENOG503P6MR), translating into MIPELSMQSRPSDANTRVPSSVASPVAGYPAGAITPPSYTHSPNQNKRRRLSVGEDRDERGSQIPRVYPSPQREYHGGRGMSPAIASRSLNETWARSPSRRSPYASHRNLPSMRESAPIESSDRYMSRPTLPRLPTMNFDQRSATMPRIRGPSSEDDYPDNFRHIMGGHSSSNSGEGYPPHHRSSAYFGYHHPSRVQSLSMSSVGPFDRTPFSAGGYGSGYPEYMRVGELGGMGMNGENKQRKRRGNLPKETTDKLRAWFVAHLHHPYPTEDEKQELMRQTGLQMNQISNWFINARRRQLPVMLNNARAESDAMSSAGRNADGKLLTSTERGEYDMGLGKRDSPMSDGDGSAYEDDLESLKRRHAVSMSRGSV; encoded by the exons ATGATTCCTGAGCTTTCGATGCAGTCGAGGCCTTCAGACGCCAACACCAGAGTACCATCCTCGGTAGCATCACCTGTTGCAGGATACCCAGCTGGCGCCATCACTCCCCCTTCCTACACACATTCACCAAACCAGAACAAGCGCAGGCGGTTGTCGGTCGGGGAAGACAGGGATGAGCGTGGAAGCCAGATCCCAAGAGTGTACCCCAGCCCTCAGCGAGAGTATCACGGAGGCCGGGGAATGTCGCCCGCCATCGCTTCTAGGTCCTTGAACGAGACCTGGGCGAGGAGCCCATCTCGGAGAAGCCCCTACGCCTCGCACCGAAATCTCCCATCCATGAGGGAGTCAGCACCCATCGAATCTTCAGACCGATACATGAGTCGGCCTACCCTTCCAAGGCTTCCCACCATGAACTTTGATCAGCGCTCGGCGACGATGCCTCGGATTCGTGGTCCTTCAAGCGAGGATGATTATCCCGACAACTTCCGTCACATCATGGGAGGCCACTCTAGCTCCAATTCCGGGGAGGGCtacccccctcaccaccgatCTAGCGCCTACTTTGGCTACCACCATCCCTCGCGCGTTCAGTCGCTCTCAATGAGCTCTGTTGGGCCTTTCGACCGCACCCCTTTCTCGGCCGGTGGTTACGGCTCGGGCTACCCAGAGTACATGCGCGTTGGTGAGCTGGGAGGCATGGGCATGAACGGCGAGAACAAGCAGCGCAAGCGTCGCGGGAACTTGCCCAAGGAGACGACAGATAAGCTTCGTGCCTGGTTCGTCGCTCATTTGCACCACCCATACCCGAccgaggatgagaagcagGAGCTCATGCGCCAAACGGGCCTCCAAATGA ATCAAATCTCCAACTGGTTCATCAACGCCCGCCGGCGCCAGCTTCCCGTCATGCTTAATAACGCGCGCGCCGAATCGGATGCCATGTCCTCGGCGGGCCGCAACGCCGACGGCAAGCTTCTCACTTCTACCGAGCGCGGCGAATACGACATGGGCCTTGGAAAGCGGGACAGCCCCATGAGCGATGGAGACGGCAGCGCCTACGAGGACGACCTGGAGAGCCTTAAGCGCCGCCACGCCGTCAGCATGAGTCGGGGCAGCGTTTAA